One stretch of Kaistia algarum DNA includes these proteins:
- a CDS encoding Bax inhibitor-1/YccA family protein, with product MNTPNFGSRWQAGARVDGALFDEGLRQHMLRIYNYMGLGLVLTGIVALIVGTTPALYVPIFSSPLKWVVMLAPLAFVLFFSFRIQQMSASSAQLMFWAFCAVMGLSMASIFLVFTGTSIARTFFIAAAMFGATSLYGYTTKRDLSRFGSFLIMGLIGVIIASIVNIFLGSTALQFAISMIGVVVFVGLTAWDTQSIKEQYAEHFDAESRQKMAVFGAFSLYLNFINLFQLLLSLTGQRQE from the coding sequence ATGAACACCCCGAATTTTGGATCGCGCTGGCAGGCAGGCGCCCGGGTCGACGGCGCCCTCTTCGATGAGGGGCTGCGCCAGCATATGCTGCGCATCTACAATTATATGGGTCTCGGACTGGTCCTGACCGGTATTGTCGCCCTGATCGTCGGCACGACGCCGGCACTTTATGTGCCGATCTTCTCGTCGCCGCTCAAATGGGTGGTGATGCTGGCGCCGCTGGCTTTCGTTCTCTTCTTCTCGTTCCGCATCCAGCAGATGTCGGCCTCGTCGGCGCAGTTGATGTTCTGGGCCTTCTGCGCCGTCATGGGCCTGTCCATGGCGTCGATCTTCCTGGTGTTCACCGGGACGAGCATCGCCCGCACCTTCTTCATCGCCGCCGCGATGTTCGGCGCCACCAGCCTCTACGGCTACACGACCAAGCGGGACCTCTCGCGCTTCGGCTCGTTCCTGATCATGGGCCTGATCGGCGTCATCATCGCGAGCATCGTCAACATCTTCCTCGGCTCGACCGCGCTGCAATTCGCCATCTCGATGATCGGCGTCGTCGTCTTCGTCGGCCTCACCGCCTGGGACACGCAGTCGATCAAGGAACAATATGCCGAGCATTTCGATGCGGAATCTCGGCAGAAGATGGCGGTCTTCGGCGCCTTCTCGCTCTATCTGAACTTCATCAACCTCTTCCAGTTGCTGCTGAGCCTCACGGGACAGCGGCAGGAATAG
- a CDS encoding sigma-70 family RNA polymerase sigma factor has translation MVAETSRFDVVGHLVSLRRYARSLTRSDIDSEDLVQEALLRAYEKRGSYREGRQLGPWLLSILHNVFIDRQRSRSAEARRMERVAELQDPHLAPAQDDHMRLAEVRRAFMALPEEQRAALHLVAIEGFTFAEAAVTLEVPIGTLMSRLSRARASLRAMENGGKAGDERRAHLWVVGGSDGSSR, from the coding sequence ATGGTTGCAGAAACTAGCCGTTTCGATGTGGTCGGTCATCTCGTGTCGCTGCGCCGCTATGCGCGGTCGCTGACGCGTAGCGATATCGATAGCGAGGATCTCGTGCAGGAGGCCCTGCTGCGGGCCTATGAGAAGCGCGGCTCCTATCGCGAAGGCCGGCAGCTGGGGCCGTGGCTGCTGTCGATCCTCCACAATGTCTTCATCGACCGGCAGCGCTCCCGCAGCGCCGAGGCCCGGCGGATGGAGCGCGTCGCCGAATTGCAGGATCCCCATCTCGCCCCGGCGCAGGATGATCACATGCGCCTCGCGGAGGTGCGCCGCGCCTTTATGGCGCTGCCGGAAGAGCAGCGGGCCGCGCTGCACCTCGTCGCCATCGAAGGGTTCACCTTTGCCGAGGCCGCCGTGACGCTGGAGGTTCCGATCGGGACGCTCATGTCCCGGCTTTCCCGGGCCCGCGCCAGCCTTCGCGCCATGGAAAATGGCGGCAAAGCCGGCGACGAACGCCGGGCGCATCTCTGGGTCGTGGGAGGGTCGGATGGATCGTCGCGTTGA
- a CDS encoding exopolysaccharide biosynthesis protein, with amino-acid sequence MLLEEPSSSAAAGPVRPRRLSELLREIADDPSRERIAIADMLLAMKDRAIGALLLIFALPNVLPTPPGTSTVLGAPLIFLAAQLALGRPPWLPKLIANRSIARRDFAALMNKAEPWLARAEKLLKPRLSGITRPPFEYGIGAVCFALAIILFLPIPLGNMLPALTICMLALGVLERDGVWIIAGLLLTATSVVLVSGVVYAIVKSAIFILTNAFA; translated from the coding sequence ATGCTCCTCGAAGAGCCATCCAGCTCGGCGGCAGCCGGCCCAGTTCGGCCCCGCCGACTTTCAGAACTTCTGCGCGAGATCGCCGATGATCCCAGCCGCGAGAGGATCGCCATCGCCGATATGCTCCTGGCGATGAAGGACCGCGCCATCGGCGCGCTGCTGCTTATCTTCGCGCTGCCGAACGTGCTGCCGACCCCGCCGGGGACGTCGACCGTGCTGGGCGCGCCGCTCATCTTCCTGGCGGCTCAACTGGCGTTGGGGCGGCCACCCTGGTTGCCGAAGCTGATTGCCAACCGCTCGATCGCGAGACGGGATTTCGCGGCGCTGATGAACAAGGCCGAGCCTTGGCTGGCACGGGCGGAGAAGCTGCTCAAGCCGCGCCTCAGCGGGATTACGCGGCCGCCCTTCGAATATGGGATCGGCGCGGTCTGCTTCGCCCTCGCCATCATCCTGTTCCTGCCGATTCCGCTTGGCAACATGCTGCCGGCGCTGACCATCTGTATGCTGGCACTTGGTGTGCTGGAGCGGGACGGCGTGTGGATCATTGCCGGCCTGTTGCTGACGGCGACCTCGGTCGTGCTGGTCTCCGGGGTCGTCTACGCGATCGTGAAATCCGCCATCTTCATCCTGACCAATGCCTTCGCCTGA
- a CDS encoding anti-sigma factor family protein, with protein sequence MDRRVEDVTEFDLQSYLEDQLPAARRIEVEAWLSGNPQAAMQIMADLRIRDELRLALGDAPRRIDSRSADAARRLERGLSRDRFFRRLRGVAAALILVGIGWGAAHLGFGSLGIGKVAASAAPPAYVAEAIRAHRTALLRAGMHSQPVAPNYDPAEIRAATAIGMPALPADWKVADAQIFPSSNGPSVEMAIRGGAIGTLSLFAARPGIFDVVPATLVHDGDLNAAYWQRGEVAYALVAAAGSRDLERAAEQLAGSLN encoded by the coding sequence ATGGATCGTCGCGTTGAAGATGTGACCGAGTTCGATCTCCAGTCCTATCTGGAGGATCAACTGCCTGCTGCCCGCCGGATCGAGGTCGAGGCATGGCTGTCCGGCAATCCCCAAGCCGCTATGCAAATAATGGCCGATCTTCGCATCCGGGACGAACTGCGCCTGGCGCTCGGCGATGCGCCGCGACGGATCGATTCGCGGTCGGCGGACGCGGCGCGCCGGCTGGAGCGTGGCCTTTCGAGAGATCGCTTCTTCCGCAGGCTTCGCGGCGTCGCCGCGGCGTTGATCCTCGTCGGCATCGGCTGGGGCGCGGCCCATCTCGGCTTCGGCTCGCTCGGCATCGGCAAGGTAGCTGCTTCGGCGGCGCCGCCCGCCTATGTCGCTGAAGCGATCCGCGCCCACCGCACCGCGCTGCTGCGGGCCGGCATGCATTCGCAGCCCGTGGCGCCGAATTATGATCCGGCGGAGATCCGCGCCGCGACGGCGATCGGCATGCCCGCGCTTCCGGCCGACTGGAAGGTCGCCGACGCGCAGATCTTTCCGTCGAGCAACGGGCCGAGCGTCGAGATGGCGATCCGCGGTGGCGCGATCGGCACCTTGTCGCTGTTCGCGGCGCGCCCGGGGATCTTCGATGTCGTTCCGGCAACGCTGGTGCATGACGGCGATCTGAACGCCGCTTATTGGCAGCGCGGCGAAGTTGCCTATGCGCTGGTCGCCGCTGCCGGGTCGCGCGATCTCGAACGGGCCGCCGAGCAACTGGCCGGCTCACTCAACTGA